In one Alnus glutinosa chromosome 12, dhAlnGlut1.1, whole genome shotgun sequence genomic region, the following are encoded:
- the LOC133852483 gene encoding uncharacterized protein LOC133852483, producing the protein MSPIQNFELHSRNLIEPDISIQQRLQMAMEIRDSLEIAHTPEYLNFLKCYFRAFSVILLQITKPQYADTPEHKLRNIVVEILNRLPHSEVLRPFVQDLLKVAMQVLTTDNEENGLICIRIIFDLLRNFRPTVETEVQPFLDFVCKIYQNFKLTVSHFFENGAAGGEDVKPMDTSSASDQGLTNLGSAGTGHLNPSTRSFKIVTESPLVVMFLFQLYSRLVQTNIPQLLPLMVAAISVPGPEKVPPHLKTHFIELKGAQVKTVSFLTYLLKSFADYIRPHEESICKSIVNLLVTCSDSVTIRKELLVALKHVLGTDFKRGLFPLIDTLLEERVLVGTGRACFETLRPLAYSLLAEIVHHVRGDLSLAQLSRIIYLFSSNMHDASLSLSIHTTCARLMLNLVEPIFEKGVDQPSMDEARILLGRILDAFVGKFSTFKRTIPQLLEEGEEGKDRATLRSKLELPVQAVLSVQAPMEHSKEVNDCKNLIKTLVMGMKTIIWSITHAHLPRSQVLVSPPSNLPVPQAFKGLREDEVWKASGVLKSGVHCLALFKEKEEEREMLHLFSQILAIMEPRDLMDMFSLCMPELFECMICNTQLVHIFSTLLQAPKVYRPFADVLVNFLVSCKLDVLKHPDSPAAKLVLHLFRFIFGSVTKAPSDFERILQPHVPVIMEVCMKNATEVERPLGYMQLLRIMFRALAGCKFELLLRDLIPTLQPCLNMLLTMLEGPTGEDMRDLLLELCLTLPARLSSLLPYLPRLMKPLVLCLRGSDELVSLGLRTLEFWVDSLNPDFLEPSMANVMSEVILALWSHLRPAPYPWGAKALQLLGKLGGRNRRFLKEPLALECKENPEHGLRLILTFEPSTPFLVPLDRCINLGVAAAVHKNGAMDSFYRKQALKFLRVCLSSQLNLPGNITSEEYTAKQLSTLLVSAVDSSWRRSEASDIKADLGVKTKTQLLAEKSVFKILLMTIIAADAEPDLHDPKDDFVSNVCRHFAMIFHIDSSSNASIATAALGGSVLSSNVSVSSRSKTGTCLNLKELDPLIFLDALVDVLADENRLHAKAALNALNVFAETLLFLARSKHADLLMSRGPGTPMIVSSPSMNPVYSPPPSVRIPVFEQLLPRLLHCCYGSTWQAQMGGVMGLGALVGKVTVEILCLFQVRIVRGLVYVLKRLPIYASKEQEETSQVLTQVLRVVNNVDEANSEPRKQSFQGVVEFLASELFNPNASVIVRKNVQSCLSLLANRTGSEVSELLEPLYQPLLQPLIVRPLRSRTVEQQVGTVTALNFCLALRPPLLKLTPELVNFLQEALSIAEADETVWVVKFMNPKVATSLNKLRTACIELLCTTMAWADFKTPIHSELRAKIISMFFKSLTCRTPEIVAVAKEGLRQVINQQRMPKELLQSSLRPILVNLAHTKNLSMPLLQGLARLLELLSNWFNVTLGGKLLEHLKKWLEPEKLAQSQKSWKAGEEPKIAAAIIELFHLLPTAASKFLDELVTLTIELEGALPPGQVYSEINSPYRLPLTKFLNRYATAAVEYFLNRLSEPKYFRRFMYIIRSDAGQPLRDELAKSPQEILRNAFPEFAPKSDVAMTPGTSGTPAAILGNEGLVTPLPDTSNPASAPSSATSDAYFQGLALIKTLVKLIPSWLQNNRPVFDTLVLVWKSPARISRMHNEQELNLVQVKESKWLVKCFLNYLRHDKTEVNVLFDILSIFLFHTRIDYTFLKEFYIIEVAEGYPSNMKKELLLHFLNLFQSKQLGHDHLVVVMQMLILPMLAHAFQNDQSWEVVDPNIIKTIVDKLLDPPEEVSAEYDEPLRIELLQLATLLLKYLQNDLVHHRKELIKFGWNHLKREDSASKQWAFVNVCHFLEAYQAPEKIILQVFVALLRTCQPENKMLVKQALDILMPALPRRLPLGDSRMPIWIRYTKKILVEEGHSIPNLIHIFQLIVRHSDLFYSCRAQFVPQMVNSVNRLGLPYNTTAENRRLAIELAGLVVAWERQRQNEMKVVTDSDVPGQSSDAFNPGSAGADPKRSVDGSNFPEDSTKRVKVEPGLQSLCVMSPGGASSIPNIETPGCASQPDAEFKPNAAMEEMVINFLIRVALVIEPKDKEASIMYKQALELLSQALEVWPTTNVKFNYLEKLLSSIQPSQSKDPSTALAQGLDVMNKVLEKQPHLFIRNNINQISQILEPCFKHKMLDAGKSLCSLLKMVFVAFPLEAATTPQDVKLLYQKVDELIQKHINAITAPQASNEDSTASSISFVLLVIKTLAEVQKNIIDPNILVRILQRLARDMGSSAGSHLRQGQRTDPDSAVTSSRQGADVGVVISNLNSVLKLISERVMLVLECKRSITQILNALLSEKGTDSSVLLCILDVIKGWIEDDFSKPGTSVMSNSFLAPKEIVSFLQKLSQVDKQNFSPSALEEWDRKYLQLLYGICADSNKYPLPHRQEVFQKVERQFMLGLRARNPEIRMKFFSLYHESLGKTLFTRLQYIIQFQDWEALSDVFWLKQGLDLLLAILVEDKPITLAPNSARVPPLVASGPLPDCSVMQDQVPDIPEVPEDAPLTFDALVYKHAQFLNEMSKLKVADLVVPLRELAHTDANVAYHLWVLVFPIVWVTLNKEEQVTLAKPMITLLSKDYHKKQQASRPNVVQALLEGLQLSHPQPRMPSELIKYIGKTYNAWHIALALLESHVMLFMNDTKCSESLAELYRLLNEEDMRCGLWKKRSITAETRAGLSLVQHGYWQRAQSLFYQAMVKATQGTYNNTVPKAEMCLWEEQWLYCASQLSQWDALVDFGKSVENYEILLDSLWKLPDWAYMKDHVIPKAQVEETPKLRLIQAFFALHDRNTNGVGDAENIVGKGVDLALEQWWQLPEMSVHARIPLLQQFQQLVEVQESARVLVDIANGNKHSGSSVVGVHGNLYADLKDILETWRLRTPNEWDNMSVWCDLLQWRNEMYNAVIDAFKDFSNTNTQLHHLGYRDKAWNVNRLAHIARKQGLFDVCVTILEKMYGHSTMEVQEAFVKISEQAKALLEMKGELTSGLNLINSTNLEYFPVKSKAEIFRLKGDFLLKLNDTESANLAYSNAISLFKNLPKGWISWGNYCDMVYKETNDEIWLEYAVSCFLQGIKFGVSNSRSHLARVLYLLSFDTPNEPVGRAFDKYLEQIPHWVWLSWIPQLLLSLQRTEAPHCKLVLLKIATIYPQALYYWLRTYLLERRDVANKSELSRLAMAQQRMQQGVSGTGPGSLGLADGNARVQGHGVSSANQLHQGAQSSGGIGSHDGGSSHGQEPEQSGAESSVHAGNDQALHQSTSTINEGGQNALRRSGALGLVASAASAFDAAKDIMEALRSKHTNLASELEVLLTEIGSRFVTLPEERLLAVVNALLHRCYKYPTATTAEVPQSLKKELSGVCRACFSADAVNKHVDFVREYKLDFERDLDPESTATFPATLSDLTERLKHWKNVLQSNVEDRFPAVLKLEEESRVLRDFHVVDVEVPGQYFSDQEIAPDHTVKLDRIGADIPIVRRHGSSFRRLTLIGSDGSQRHFIVQTSLTPNARSDERILQLFRVMNQMFDKHKESRRRHICIHTPIIIPVWSQVRMVEDDLMYSTFLEVYENHCARNDREADQPITYFKEQLNQAISGQISPEAVLDLRLQAYTEITRTLVTDSIFSQYMYKTLLSGNHMWAFKKQFAIQLALSSFMSFMLQIGGRSPNKILFAKNTGKIFQTDFHPAYDANGMIEFNEPVPFRLTRNMQAFFSHFGVEGLIVSAMCAAAQAVVSPKQNQHLWHQLAMFFRDELLSWSWRRPLGMTLAPISGGGSTNPIEFKQKVTTNVEHVIGRITGIAPQYFSEEEENAMDPPQSVQRGVTELVEAALTPRNLCMMDPTWHPWF; encoded by the exons ATGAGTCCTATTCAGAATTTCGAGCTGCACTCTCGGAATCTCATCGAGCCCGATATCT CGATTCAGCAGAGGCTTCAGATGGCGATGGAGATTCGTGACAGCCTCGAAATCGCGCACACGCCCGAGTACTTGAACTTTTTGAAATGCTACTTCCGGGCGTTCTCGGTGATTCTCTTGCAGATTACGAAGCCTCAGTACGCGGATACGCCCGAGCACAAGCTCCGCAACATCGTGGTGGAGATCCTCAACCGCCTGCCTCACAGCGAGGTCCTCCGCCCCTTCGTACAGGATCTCCTGAAGGTCGCTATGCAGGTGCTTACCACCGACAACGAAGAGAACGGCTTGATTTGTATCCGCATAATCTTTGACCTCCTCAGGAACTTCAGGCCAACTGTAGAGACCGAGGTTCAACCCTTTTTGGACTTCGTTTGCAAGATTTACCAGAACTTTAAGCTCACTGTTAGCCATTTCTTCGAAAACGGGGCGGCAGGTGGGGAAGATGTGAAGCCTATGGATACGTCTTCAGCTTCGGATCAAGGTTTGACGAATTTGGGGTCGGCCGGGACGGGGCACCTCAACCCGAGTACACGCTCGTTCAAGATAGTTACAGAGAGTCCGTTGGTGGTGATGTTTCTGTTTCAGTTGTATAGTCGGCTTGTTCAGACGAATATTCCTCAGTTGTTGCCATTGATGGTTGCTGCTATATCGGTCCCGGGCCCAGAAAAGGTTCCTCCTCATCTGAAGACACATTTCATTGAGCTGAAGGGAGCGCAGGTTAAG ACAGTTTCTTTTTTAACTTACCTGTTGAAGAGCTTCGCTGATTATATCAGGCCACATGAAGAAAGCATATGCAAAAGCATTGTCAATTTACTTGTTACTTGTTCAGATTCTGTGACTATTAGAAAG GAGTTGTTGGTAGCCTTAAAACATGTTCTTGGAACAGATTTCAAGAGGGGCCTGTTTCCTTTGATTGACACGCTATTGGAAGAGAG ggttctagttGGAACTGGTCGGGCATGCTTTGAGACGTTGCGACCATTGGCTTATAGTCTACTGGCAGAGATTGTTCATCATGTTCGGGGGGACCTTTCCCTGGCTCAG CTATCACGGATCATTTATTTGTTCTCAAGTAACATGCATGATGCGTCATTGTCGCTCAGCATTCATACTACTTGTGCTAGGTTGATGTTGAATCTG GTGGAGCCAATATTTGAGAAAGGTGTTGACCAACCATCTATGGATGAAGCACGGATTCTGTTG GGGCGTATTTTAGATGCTTTTGTTGGAAAATTTAGTACTTTTAAGCGTACCATTCCACAG CTGTTGGAGGAAGGTGAGGAGGGAAAAGATCGTGCGACCTTGAGATCAAAACTTGAACTCCCTGTGCAG GCAGTTTTGAGTGTGCAGGCCCCAATGGAACATTCCAAGGAAGTCAATGATTGTAAGAATCTGATAAAGACGTTGGTCATGG GAATGAAGACTATCATATGGAGCATCACTCATGCACATTTGCCCCGATCACag GTGCTTGTTTCACCACCATCAAATTTACCTGTACCTCAAGCATTTAAAGGGTTGAGAGAAGATGAG GTATGGAAAGCTTCCGGTGTTTTAAAGAGTGGTGTGCATTGCTTAGCGCTCTTCAAAGAGAAGGAGGAGGAAAGGGAAATGCTTCATCTCTTCTCTCAGATTTTGGCTATCATGGAACCTCGAGATCTTATGGACATGTTCTCGTTGTGTATGCCAGAGCTTTTTGAGTGCATGATTTGCAATACTCAACTCGTCCATATATTTTCTACCCTTCTACAAGCCCCAAAAGTATATCGTCCATTTGctgatgttttggttaattTCCTTGTAAGCTGCAAACTCGATGTTTTGAAGCATCCAGATTCGCCTGCAGCAAAATTGGTTTTGCATCTATTTCGATTTATATTTGGTTCTGTTACTAAAGCACCTTCAGATTTCGAACGTATTTTGCAACCTCATGTGCCTGTTATAATGGAAGTttgcatgaaaaatgctactgAAGTTGAAAGGCCTCTTGGTTATATGCAACTTCTTCGCATAATGTTTCGGGCGCTTGCAGGATGCAAATTTGAACTTCTATTGCGAGACTTGATTCCTACATTACAACCCTGCCTAAATATGCTATTAACTATGCTTGAGGGCCCAACTGGAGAAGATATGAGGGACCTTTTGTTGGAGTTGTGCTTAACCTTGCCTGCACGCTTAAGCTCGTTGTTACCATACCTTCCTCGTCTTATGAAGCCTCTTGTTTTGTGTCTTAGAGGAAGTGATGAACTTGTAAGTTTAGGTTTAAGAACACTTGAATTTTGGGTAGATAGTTTAAATCCTGACTTTCTAGAACCTAGTATGGCCAATGTTATGTCTGAGGTGATTTTAGCCTTATGGTCTCACTTGAGGCCTGCACCCTATCCTTGGGGTGCAAAAGCGTTGCAACTCCTCGGCAAGTTAGGTGGTCGTAACAGACGCTTTCTCAAAGAGCCCCTTGCACTTGAGTGCAAGGAGAATCCAGAGCATGGGCTACGCTTGATTCTTACATTTGAGCCTTCAACACCTTTTTTGGTGCCATTGGATCGATGCATAAATCTTGGTGTAGCAGCTGCAGTGCATAAAAATGGTGCCATGGATTCTTTCTACCGAAAGCAGGCTCTAAAATTCCTTCGTGTTTGCTTATCATCTCAGCTTAATTTGCCAGGAAACATTACTTCTGAAGAATATACAGCCAAGCAATTGTCGACTTTGTTGGTTTCTGCAGTTGATTCATCTTGGCGGAGGTCTGAAGCATCAGATATAAag GCTGACTTGGGTGTAAAGACAAAGACCCAACTTTTGGCTGAGAAATCTGTTTTCAAGATTCTATTAATGACCATTATTGCTGCCGATGCAGAACCGGATCTTCATGATCCTAAAGATGATTTTGTTTCCAATGTTTGCCGCCATTTTGCAATGATATTTCACATTGATTCCTCATCAAATGCTTCGATTGCAACTGCTGCACTTGGGGGTTCTGTGCTTTCATCAAATGTTAGTGTTAGTTCCAGGTCAAAGACTGGTACTTGTTTGAACTTGAAAGAGTTGGACCCTCTGATATTTTTAGATGCTTTAGTTGATGTGCTAGCAGATGAAAACAGGCTCCATGCCAAAGCTGCTCTTAATGCTTTGAATGTCTTTGCTGAAACACTTCTGTTCCTTGCTCGCTCAAAACATGCTGATCTGCTGATGTCAAGAGGCCCGGGGACACCAATGATTGTCTCTAGTCCCTCtatgaatcctgtttattcacCACCCCCAAGTGTTCGAATTCCTGTCTTTGAGCAGCTTTTACCTCGCCTTTTGCATTGTTGCTACGGAAGTACATGGCAAGCACAAATGGGAGGTGTTATGGGACTTGGTGCTTTGGTTGGAAAGGTTACTGTTGAGATTTTATGCCTTTTCCAAGTAAGAATTGTGCGTGGGCTGGTATATGTTCTTAAAAGGCTTCCTATTTATGCTAGCAAAGAGCAGGAAGAGACAAGTCAAGTGCTTACGCAGGTTCTTCGTGTAGTGAATAATGTTGATGAAGCAAACAGTGAACCGCGCAAGCAAAGTTTTCAAGGAGTGGTTGAATTTCTTGCTTCAGAGTTGTTCAACCCCAATGCATCTGTTATTGTGCGAAAGAATGTGCAGTCATGTTTGTCTCTTTTGGCTAATAGGACTGGTAGTGAGGTATCTGAATTACTTGAGCCTTTATATCAACCTTTGCTTCAGCCACTTATAGTGCGGCCTCTACGATCAAGAACTGTTGAACAACAG GTTGGGACAGTTACAGCTTTGAATTTCTGCCTGGCCTTGAGGCCACCTCTTCTCAAGTTGACTCCTGAATTAGTTAATTTTCTGCAAGAAGCATTGTCAATAGCTGAGGCTGATGAAACTGTCTGGGTTGTGAAGTTCATGAATCCAAAAGTGGCCACATCATTAAATAAACTCCGAACAGCTTGTATTGAGCTATTGTGTACGACAATGGCATGGGCAGATTTTAAAACTCCAATTCATTCTGAATTGCGTGCAAAGATTATTTCCATGTTTTTCAAGTCATTGACATGTCGGACGCCAGAAATTGTTGCTGTTGCGAAGGAGGGCTTGCGACAG GTTATTAATCAGCAAAGGATGCCCAAAGAACTTCTGCAGAGCAGCCTCAGGCCTATTTTAGTCAACTTAGCTCATACCAAGAACCTCAGCATGCCTCTTCTGCAAGGCCTGGCCCGCCTGCTTGAGCTTTTATCCAATTGGTTTAATGTTACCTTGGGTGGCAAGTTGTTAGAGCACCTTAAGAAATGGTTGGAGCCAGAAAAGCTTGCACAGAGTCAAAAGTCATGGAAGGCAGGTGAAGAACCAAAAATTGCAGCGG CTATTATTGAGCTTTTTCACCTGCTTCCCACGGCTGCATCGAAGTTTCTTGATGAACTTGTAACCTTGACAATTGAATTGGAAGGAGCACTACCACCAGGACAAGTGTACAGTGAGATTAACAGTCCATATCGTCTTCCACTAACTAAATTTTTAAATCGATATGCAACAGCTGCTGTTGAATATTTTCTCAATCGATTAAGTGAACCAAAATACTTCAGGCG GTTTATGTATATAATCCGATCAGATGCTGGCCAGCCGTTGAGAGATGAACTCGCAAAGTCACCACAGGAGATACTGCGAAATGCCTTCCCAGAATTTGCACCAAAATCTGATGTAGCTATGACTCCAGGAACTTCAGGTACACCTGCTGCAATATTAGGCAATGAAGGCCTTGTTACTCCGCTACCTGATACTTCTAATCCAGCATCTGCCCCCTCTAGTGCAACTTCAGATGCTTATTTTCAGGGACTTGCACTTATCAAAACATTGGTCAAATTGATACCTAGCTGGTTACAGAATAACCGTCCTGTCTTTGATACCTTGGTACTTGTTTGGAAGTCACCTGCAAGAATATCTCGTATGCATAATGAGCAGGAGCTGAATTTAGTGCAA GTGAAAGAAAGCAAATGGCTTGTCAAATGCTTCCTGAATTATTTAAGACATGACAAAACAGAAGTCAATGTTCTTTTTGATATACTCTCCATCTTCCTCTTTCATACCCGCATTGATTATACCTTTCTGAAGGAGTTCTATATCATTGAG GTTGCAGAAGGTTATCCGTCCAACATGAAAAAGGAGCTTCTCTTGCACTTTTTGAACCTTTTCCAATCAAAACAACTTGGTCATGATCATTTGGTGGTTGTAATGCAGATGCTTATTCTCCCAATGCTCGCTCATGCCTTCCAAAATGACCAAAGTTGGGAGGTCGTTGACCCTAATATCATAAAAACAATTGTTGACAAACTTCTTGATCCTCCAGAAGAG GTTTCTGCCGAGTATGATGAGCCTTTGAGAATAGAACTTTTGCAGCTCGCCACACTGCTTCTTAAGTATCTCCAGAATGACCTTGTCCATCATAGGAAAGAGCTGATCAAGTTTGGCTGGAATCATCTCAAACGTGAAGATAGTGCCAGTAAGCAGTGGGCATTTGTGAATGTTTGCCACTTCTTGGAGGCCTATCAGGCCCCGGAAAAAATTATTCTCCAG GTTTTTGTAGCACTTCTTAGAACTTGccaacctgaaaacaaaatgCTAGTCAAGCAGGCCCTTGATATACTAATGCCAGCACTACCTCGAAGGTTGCCTCTGGGGGATTCTCGTATGCCGATTTGGATACGGTacacaaaaaaaattctggttGAGGAGGGTCACTCAATTCCCAATTTGATTCACATTTTCCAGCTCATTGTTCGCCATTCAGATCTCTTCTACAGCTGCAGAGCACAATTTGTACCACAGATGGTGAATTCAGTCAATCGCCTTGGATTGCCATATAACACCACAGCAGAAAACAGGCGTCTTGCCATTGAACTTGCTGGATTGGTGGTTGCTTGGGAAAGGCAAAGgcaaaatgaaatgaaagtaGTAACTGATAGCGATGTACCTGGCCAGAGCAGTGATGCATTTAATCCTGGTTCTGCTGGTGCTGATCCTAAGCGTTCAGTGGATGGGTCTAATTTCCCTGAAGATTCAACCAAGCGAGTAAAAGTTGAGCCTGGTCTTCAATCCCTCTGTGTAATGTCACCCGGTGGTGCATCATCAATCCCTAACATTGAAACCCCTGGATGTGCTAGCCAACCTGATGCAGAATTCAAGCCAAATGCTGCTATGGAAGAAATGGTTATCAATTTTCTTATCAGG GTTGCATTGGTGATTGAGCCTAAGGACAAGGAAGCAAGTATAATGTACAAACAAGCTTTAGAGCTACTTTCACAAGCCTTAGAAGTGTGGCCTACGACCAATgttaaattcaattatttagaAAAGCTGCTGAGCAGTATTCAACCATCTCAGTCAAAGGACCCTTCCACTGCTCTTGCTCAGGGCTTAGATGTAATGAACAAGGTTTTGGAGAAGCAGCCACATTTGTTCATTAGAAACAACATCAATCAGATTTCTCAA atTCTTGAACCCTGTTTCAAGCACAAAATGTTAGATGCTGGAAAGTCATTGTGCTCCCTGTTGAAGATGGTCTTTGTTGCTTTTCCCCTAGAAGCAGCCACTACACCACAAGATGTTAAACTATTGTACCAGAAGGTTGACGAGCTGATACAGAAGCACATTAACGCTATCACAGCTCCTCAAGCATCTAATGAAGATAGCACTGCTAGTTCAATTAGCTTTGTGCTGCTTGTCATTAAAACCTTGGCAGAGGTACAGAAGAACATCATTGACCCTAACATCTTGGTTCGTATTCTTCAGCGCCTGGCACGAGATATGGGATCATCAGCAGGCTCTCATCTAAGACAA GGCCAGAGAACCGATCCTGATTCTGCAGTCACTTCTTCTCGACAAGGTGCTGATGTTGGAGTAGTCATCTCTAATCTAAATTCTGTTTTGAAACTTATAAGTGAGAGGGTCATGCTTGTTCTAGAGTGCAAACGATCCATTACTCAGATCTTGAATGCCTTGCTCTCAGAGAAAGGTACTGATTCTAGTGTGCTTCTCTGCATTCTTGATGTGATAAAAGGGTGGATTGAAGATGACTTCAGCAAGCCAGGCACATCAGTCATGTCAAATTCTTTTCTCGCTCCGAAGGAAATAGTTTCTTTTCTTCAGAAGCTTTCACAAGTTGATAAGCAAAACTTCTCCCCTAGTGCTCTAGAAGAGTGGGATAGGAAATATCTACAGCTTCTTTATGGAATTTGTGCTGATTCAAACAA ATATCCCCTGCCCCACCGTCAAGAGGTGTTTCAGAAAGTGGAAAGGCAATTCATGCTTGGTTTACGGGCAAGAAATCCCGAAATTAGGATGAAATTCTTCTCACTTTATCATGAATCTCTTGGGAAAACATTGTTCACAAGGCTGCAGTACATTATCCAATTTCAGGACTGGGAAGCTTTGAGTGATGTCTTCTGGCTCAAACAAGGCCTGGACCTTCTTCTAGCAATCTTAGTTGAGGATAAACCTATTACACTAGCTCCAAACTCAGCTAGGGTGCCACCACTTGTGGCTTCAGGTCCTCTTCCAGATTGTTCTGTGATGCAGGATCAGGTTCCTGATATTCCAGAAGTCCCTGAGGATGCTCCTCTCACATTTGATGCCCTTGTTTATAAGCATGCGCAGTTTCTAAACGAGATGAGCAAACTTAAG GTGGCAGATCTTGTTGTTCCATTAAGAGAGCTGGCTCATACAGACGCTAATGTTGCATACCATTTGTGGGTGTTAGTATTTCCCATTGTTTGGGTGACCTTAAACAAGGAAGAGCAGGTAACACTAGCTAAACCAATGATTACTCTCCTATCAAAAGATTATCATAAAAAGCAACAAGCCAGCAGGCCAAATGTTGTGCAAGCACTCCTAGAAGGGCTTCAGTTGAGCCACCCTCAACCTCGGATGCCTAGTGAACTGATTAAATATATTGGAAAGACTTACAATGCATGGCACATCGCATTGGCTTTGCTGGAAAGTCACGTCATGCTGTTCATGAATGATACGAAGTGCTCCGAGTCTCTGGCTGAGCTTTATCGCTTGCTTAACGAAGAAGATATGAGGTGTGGGTTGTGGAAGAAAAGATCAATCACTGCAGAAACCAGGGCTGGGCTTTCTCTAGTTCAACATGGTTACTGGCAGCGTGCTCAAAGTCTCTTTTACCAAGCCATGGTTAAGGCAACTCAAGGTACATATAATAACACGGTACCAAAGGCTGAGATGTGTCTTTGGGAAGAGCAGTGGCTGTATTGTGCTAGTCAACTTAGTCAGTGGGATGCATTGGTGGACTTTGGAAAGAGTGTTGAGAATTATGAAATACTACTTGACAGTCTTTGGAAGTTGCCCGATTGGGCATATATGAAGGATCATGTAATTCCGAAGGCTCAAGTAGAAGAAACTCCAAAACTTCGTTTGATTCAAGCATTTTTTGCTCTTCATGATAGAAACACAAATGGTGTGGGAGATGCTGAAAACATAGTGGGGAAAGGTGTTGATCTTGCTTTAGAACAATGGTGGCAGTTGCCAGAAATGTCTGTTCATGCCAGGATTCCTCTTTTGCAGCAATTCCAGCAGCTAGTTGAAGTTCAAGAATCAGCAAGAGTCCTTGTGGACATTGCAAATGGTAACAAACATTCTGGTAGTTCTGTTGTTGGTGTGCATGGAAATCTTTATGCTGATCTCAAGGACATCCTTGAGACTTGGAGACTGAGAACTCCAAATGAATGGGATAATATGTCTGTTTGGTGTGATTTGCTCCAATGGAGAAATGAAATGTATAATGCAGTCATTGATGCATTCAAGGATTTTAGCAACACGAATACACAACTTCATCACCTTGGTTATCGTGACAAAGCATGGAATGTCAATAGGCTTGCTCACATTGCTCGTAAGCAAGGCCTTTTTGATGTTTGTGTGACAATACTTGAAAAGATGTATGGCCATTCAACCATGGAGGTGCAG GAGGCCTTTGTTAAGATAAGCGAACAAGCAAAGGCTCTTCTGGAAATGAAGGGGGAGCTTACCAGTGGTCTTAATCTGATTAATAGCACTAATTTAGAATATTTTCCCGTGAAAAGCAAAGCAGAAATTTTTCGCCTGAAGGGggattttttgttaaagctAAACGACACTGAAAGTGCTAATCTTGCATATTCTAATGCAATCAgccttttcaaaaatttgcctAAAGGATGGATAAGCTGGGGAAATTATTGTGATATG GTTTATAAAGAAACCAATGATGAGATTTGGTTAGAATATGCCGTCAGCTGCTTTCTTCAAGGTATCAAGTTCGGCGTATCTAACTCAAGAAGCCATCTTGCTCGTGTTCTGTATCTTCTCAGCTTTGATACTCCCAATGAGCCTGTGGGCAGGGCATTTGATAAGTACTTGGAACAAATACCCCACTGGGTTTGGCTTTCTTGGATTCCACAACTCTTGCTTTCCCTGCAGAGGACAGAGGCTCCTCATTGCAAACTTGTTCTGCTTAAAATTGCCACTATATATCCACAG GCTCTGTATTACTGGCTGCGCACATATTTGCTTGAACGACGTGATGTTGCAAATAAGTCTGAACTAAGTAGACTGGCAATGGCCCAGCAAAGAATGCAGCAAGGTGTCTCTGGCACTGGTCCTGGTTCTCTTGGCTTGGCTGATGGCAATGCGAGAGTACAGGGTCATGGTGTATCCTCAGCCAATCAACTTCACCAAGGTGCTCAATCCAGTGGTGGAATTGGATCTCATGATGGTGGAAGCTCTCATGGGCAAGAACCCGAACAGTCTGGTGCGGAGAGCAGTGTGCATGCAGGAAATGACCAAGCTTTGCACCAAAGTACTTCAACAATCAATGAAGGTGGTCAGAATGCATTAAGGCGTAGTGGTGCTTTAGGTTTGGTAGCTTCTGCAGCTAGTGCTTTTGATGCGGCAAAGGATATAATGGAGGCTCTCAGAAGCAAGCACACTAATTTGGCCAGTGAACTTGAG GTTCTGCTCACTGAAATTGGTTCAAGGTTTGTAACTCTGCCAGAGGAGAGACTTCTGGCAGTGGTTAATGCACTGCTCCACCGCTGTTACAAGTACCCAACTGCTACTACTGCAGAGGTTCCCCAATCTCTCAAGAAGGAGCTATCTGGTGTTTGTAGGGCTTGCTTCTCAGCAGATGCGGTGAATAAGCACGTTGATTTTGTGAGAGAGTACAAGCTGGATTTTGAACGTGATCTTGATCCAGAAAGCACAGCTACTTTCCCAGCCACCCTGTCTGATCTGACTGAACGATTGAAACATTGGAAAAATGTTCTCCAAAGTAATGTTGAGGACAGGTTTCCAGCTGTCTTGAAGCTGGAAGAGGAAAGCAGGGTGCTGCGTGACTTCCATGTGGTTGATGTTGAGGTTCCAGGACAGTATTTTAGTGATCAG